In Zingiber officinale cultivar Zhangliang chromosome 8B, Zo_v1.1, whole genome shotgun sequence, a single genomic region encodes these proteins:
- the LOC122013601 gene encoding heat shock protein 90-5, chloroplastic-like, which produces MLVSAGEGWELEAAVIPLAEVEWVGPVEYLSNLEADIGRLEWKHGCKNDPSSAEAKRVVDLLYDTTLISSGYTPNNPAEVGNKIYEMMVIALGGRWGRTDSLGAAEEADAEATSSKGSFETTEAEVVEPSEVRTEDDPWKD; this is translated from the exons ATGCTCGTCTCCGCCGGCGAGGGATGGGAGCTTGAGGCGGCGGTGATTCCATTGGCGGAGGTGGAGTGGGTGGGGCCGGTGGAGTATCTATCAAATTTAGAGGCGGATATTGGACGACTTGAGTGGa AACATGGCTGCAAGAATGATCCAAGCAGTGCAGAAGCAAAGAGGGTCGTGGATTTACTATATGACACAACACTAATATCCAGTGGTTATACT CCTAACAATCCTGCTGAAGTGGGAAACAAAATCTATGAGATGATGGTCATTGCACTTGGTGGAAGGTGGGGAAGAACAGACTCACTGGGAGCAGCAGAAGAAGCTGATGCCGAGGCAACAAGCTCTAAGGGCAGCTTTGAGACAACAGAGGCAGAGGTGGTCGAACCATCGGAAGTGAGGACAGAGGATGATCCTTGGAAGGATTAA